A stretch of Fusobacterium massiliense DNA encodes these proteins:
- the recG gene encoding ATP-dependent DNA helicase RecG, with product MIGKYSDIYLSLEQLPSKTLTDRQLKNLKSLGIVNVYDLLYYFPRAYDDRTNIKKIEELRFNEYVVVKASIMSVVNMTVRTGKKIVKAFVNDGTGLMEILWFGMPYIKKSLKIGEEYLFIGQLKKSNVFQMVNPEYKLYSGQKKMAINEILPIYSSSKNITQNDLRKIIKKILDLFQKNICENIPLELIEKYKILDREKAVKEIHFPSSLKNIEDAKRRFAIEELLILELGILKNRFLLENSDTKKYEIEGKKEKVQLFLSQLSFSLTNAQKKVIKEIYDEISKGKIVNRLIQGDVGSGKTIVAMVMLIYMANNGYQGALMAPTEILANQHYLGIKERLEKIGLRVEVLTSSIKGKKKEKLIEEIKEGLVDIVIGTHSLIEDEVVFKKLGLIVIDEQHRFGVNQRNKLREKGFLGNLLVMSATPIPRSLALSIYGDLDLSIIDERPPGRTPIKTKWIANEDDLEKMYNFIHKKINEGHQAYFVAPLIEESEKMVVKSVDKVYEEIEKRFFDKRIGIIHGKMKAKEKDEVMLKFKNKDYDILVATTVIEVGIDVPASTIMTIYNAERFGLSALHQLRGRVGRGSNQSYCFLISNPSSDTSKQRLSIMEETEDGFKIAEEDLKLRNSGEIFGLKQSGFSDLKFIDIIYDIKTIKLVRDECIEYLKKNKGEIKNTYLKYDIEKKFSDVQSGN from the coding sequence TATGATGATAGAACAAATATAAAAAAAATAGAAGAATTAAGATTTAATGAATATGTTGTTGTAAAAGCTAGTATTATGAGTGTTGTAAATATGACAGTTAGGACTGGTAAAAAAATTGTAAAAGCTTTTGTAAATGATGGAACAGGTCTTATGGAAATTCTATGGTTTGGTATGCCTTATATAAAGAAGTCGTTGAAGATAGGAGAAGAATATTTATTTATAGGGCAGTTAAAGAAATCTAATGTTTTTCAAATGGTAAATCCTGAATACAAACTTTATTCAGGGCAAAAAAAGATGGCTATCAATGAAATATTACCAATATATAGTTCTAGTAAAAATATAACTCAAAATGATTTGAGAAAAATTATAAAAAAAATATTAGATTTATTTCAAAAAAATATTTGTGAAAATATTCCACTTGAACTTATTGAAAAATATAAAATATTAGATAGAGAAAAAGCTGTAAAAGAAATTCATTTTCCAAGTTCTTTAAAAAATATTGAAGATGCAAAGAGAAGATTTGCAATAGAAGAGTTGTTAATATTAGAATTAGGAATTTTAAAAAATAGATTTTTGTTGGAAAATTCTGATACAAAAAAATATGAGATTGAAGGGAAAAAAGAAAAAGTACAACTTTTCTTATCTCAACTTTCTTTTTCTCTTACAAATGCTCAAAAAAAAGTTATAAAAGAAATTTATGATGAAATATCAAAAGGGAAAATAGTTAATAGACTTATACAAGGAGATGTTGGAAGTGGGAAAACGATAGTAGCTATGGTAATGCTTATTTATATGGCTAATAATGGTTACCAAGGAGCACTTATGGCTCCAACAGAAATTCTTGCTAATCAACATTATTTAGGAATAAAAGAAAGATTAGAAAAAATTGGATTGAGAGTTGAAGTTTTAACTTCTAGCATAAAAGGAAAGAAAAAAGAGAAATTAATCGAAGAAATAAAAGAGGGATTAGTTGATATAGTTATTGGGACACACTCTCTTATTGAAGATGAAGTAGTTTTTAAAAAATTAGGACTGATAGTTATAGATGAGCAACATAGATTCGGAGTAAATCAAAGAAATAAATTAAGAGAAAAAGGTTTTCTAGGAAATTTACTTGTAATGAGTGCAACACCCATACCTCGTTCTTTAGCTTTGAGTATATACGGAGATTTAGATTTATCTATTATAGATGAAAGACCACCTGGAAGAACTCCTATAAAAACAAAATGGATAGCTAATGAAGATGATTTGGAAAAAATGTATAATTTTATCCATAAAAAAATAAATGAAGGACATCAAGCATATTTTGTTGCTCCACTCATTGAAGAAAGTGAAAAAATGGTTGTGAAATCTGTTGATAAAGTTTATGAAGAAATTGAAAAAAGATTTTTTGATAAAAGAATAGGAATTATACATGGAAAAATGAAAGCCAAAGAAAAAGATGAAGTAATGTTAAAATTTAAAAATAAGGACTATGACATACTTGTTGCAACAACAGTTATTGAAGTTGGGATTGATGTCCCCGCTTCAACAATAATGACTATTTACAATGCTGAAAGATTCGGTTTATCGGCTCTACATCAATTAAGGGGTAGAGTAGGAAGAGGTTCTAATCAATCTTATTGCTTTTTAATATCAAATCCAAGTTCTGATACTTCAAAACAAAGATTATCAATAATGGAAGAAACTGAAGATGGTTTTAAAATAGCTGAAGAAGATTTAAAATTAAGAAATTCTGGAGAAATTTTTGGTTTAAAGCAAAGTGGTTTTAGTGATTTAAAATTTATAGACATAATTTATGATATTAAAACTATAAAGCTTGTAAGAGATGAGTGTATTGAATATCTAAAGAAAAATAAAGGCGAAATTAAAAATACATATTTGAAGTATGACATAGAGAAAAAATTTTCTGATGTGCAATCAGGAAACTAA
- the pflB gene encoding formate C-acetyltransferase: MEAWRSFRDGKWKESINVSDFIKQNYTEYTGDESFLEGPTENTLELWKILSGMLKIEREKGIYDAETKIPSKIDAYGPGYISKELETIVGLQTDAPLKRAIFPNGGLRMVENSLEAFGYQLDPTTKEIYEKYRKSHNSGVFSAYTPAIKAARHTGIITGLPDAYGRGRIIGDYRRVALYGVDRLIAERKREFDAYDPEEMTENIIRDREEMFEQLEALKALKRMAAAYGFDIGRPAETAQEAIQWTYFGYLGAIKDQNGAAMSLGKTAGFLDVYIERDLKEGRITEKQAQEFIDHFVMKLRIVRFLRTPEYDQLFSGDPVWVTESIGGMNNDGRSWVTKNAFRYLNTLYNLGTAPEPNLTILWSEQLPENWKKFCSKVSIDTSSLQYENDDIMRPQFGEDYGIACCVSPMAIGKQMQFFGARANLPKALLYAINGGKDEVKKEQVTPAGQFEKITGDYLEFDEVWEKYDKMLTWLASTYVKALNIIHYMHDKYSYEALEMALHSLDIKRTEACGIAGLSIVADSLAAIKYGKVRVIRDEAGDAVDYVVEQPYVPFGNNDDRTDELAVKVVRTFMNKIRSHKMYRDAEPTQSVLTITSNVVYGKKTGNTPDGRRAGAPFGPGANPMHGRDTKGAVASLASVAKLPFEDANDGISYTFAITPETLGKTDDEKKNNLVGLLDGYFKQTGHHLNVNVFGRELLEDAMEHPENYPQLTIRVSGYAVNFIKLTKEQQLDVINRTISNKM; this comes from the coding sequence ATGGAAGCTTGGAGAAGTTTTAGAGATGGTAAATGGAAAGAAAGTATTAATGTTAGTGATTTTATAAAACAAAATTACACTGAATACACTGGAGATGAATCTTTCTTAGAAGGTCCTACTGAAAATACTTTAGAATTATGGAAAATTTTAAGTGGAATGCTTAAAATAGAAAGAGAAAAAGGAATTTATGATGCAGAAACAAAAATTCCTTCAAAGATTGATGCATATGGACCTGGATATATCAGTAAAGAATTAGAAACAATAGTTGGTTTACAAACTGATGCTCCTTTAAAAAGAGCTATATTCCCAAATGGTGGATTAAGAATGGTTGAAAATTCTTTAGAAGCATTTGGATATCAATTAGATCCAACTACTAAAGAAATCTATGAAAAATATAGAAAGAGTCATAATTCTGGAGTTTTCTCTGCTTATACACCTGCAATAAAAGCTGCAAGACATACTGGTATTATAACTGGACTTCCTGATGCATATGGAAGAGGAAGAATAATAGGAGACTATAGAAGAGTTGCTCTTTATGGTGTTGATAGATTAATTGCAGAAAGAAAAAGAGAATTCGATGCTTATGATCCTGAAGAAATGACAGAAAATATTATTAGAGATAGAGAAGAAATGTTTGAACAATTAGAAGCATTAAAAGCTCTAAAAAGAATGGCAGCAGCTTATGGTTTTGATATTGGAAGACCTGCTGAAACAGCTCAAGAAGCTATCCAATGGACATATTTTGGTTACTTAGGAGCAATCAAAGATCAAAATGGAGCAGCAATGAGTTTAGGAAAAACTGCTGGTTTCTTAGATGTTTACATTGAAAGAGATTTAAAAGAAGGAAGAATAACTGAAAAACAAGCTCAAGAATTTATTGACCACTTTGTTATGAAATTAAGAATAGTTAGATTCTTAAGAACTCCAGAATACGATCAATTATTCTCAGGAGATCCAGTATGGGTTACAGAATCAATAGGTGGTATGAATAACGATGGAAGATCTTGGGTAACTAAAAATGCTTTCAGATATTTAAATACTTTATATAATTTAGGAACTGCTCCAGAACCTAACTTAACAATTTTATGGAGTGAACAATTACCAGAAAACTGGAAAAAATTCTGTTCAAAAGTTTCAATAGATACATCTTCATTACAATATGAAAATGATGATATTATGAGACCACAATTTGGAGAAGATTATGGAATAGCTTGTTGTGTATCTCCTATGGCTATAGGAAAACAAATGCAATTCTTTGGAGCAAGAGCAAACTTGCCTAAAGCATTGTTATATGCTATAAATGGTGGTAAAGATGAAGTAAAGAAAGAACAAGTAACACCTGCTGGACAATTTGAAAAAATTACTGGTGATTATTTGGAATTTGATGAAGTTTGGGAAAAATATGATAAAATGCTTACTTGGCTTGCATCAACTTATGTAAAAGCATTAAATATTATTCACTACATGCATGACAAATATTCTTATGAAGCATTAGAAATGGCTCTACATTCATTAGATATTAAAAGAACAGAAGCTTGTGGTATAGCTGGACTTTCAATAGTTGCTGACTCACTTGCTGCTATTAAATATGGTAAAGTAAGAGTAATAAGAGATGAAGCTGGAGATGCTGTTGATTATGTTGTAGAACAACCATATGTTCCATTTGGAAATAATGATGATAGAACAGATGAATTAGCAGTAAAAGTTGTAAGAACATTTATGAACAAGATTAGAAGTCATAAAATGTATAGAGATGCTGAACCAACTCAATCAGTATTAACTATAACTTCAAATGTAGTTTATGGAAAGAAAACAGGAAATACTCCAGATGGAAGAAGAGCAGGAGCTCCATTTGGGCCAGGAGCAAACCCTATGCACGGAAGAGATACTAAGGGAGCTGTTGCTTCTCTAGCTTCAGTTGCAAAATTACCGTTTGAAGATGCAAACGATGGAATTTCTTATACATTTGCAATAACTCCTGAAACTTTAGGAAAAACAGATGATGAAAAGAAAAATAACTTAGTTGGACTTCTTGATGGATATTTCAAACAAACAGGACATCACCTAAATGTAAATGTATTTGGAAGAGAATTACTAGAAGATGCTATGGAACATCCAGAAAATTATCCACAATTAACAATTAGAGTTTCTGGATATGCAGTAAACTTCATAAAACTAACAAAAGAACAACAATTAGATGTAATAAACAGAACTATCAGTAATAAAATGTAA
- the pflA gene encoding pyruvate formate-lyase-activating protein, whose amino-acid sequence MQGYINSFESFGTKDGPGIRFVVFMQGCPLRCLYCHNVDTWELRDKNYINSPEEVIAELNKVKAFLTGGITVSGGEPLLQADFVLELFKLCKENNIHTALDTSGYIFTEKSKKVLEYTDLVLLDIKHIDKEMYKKITSVDLEPTLNFLKYLEEIKKPTWIRYVLLPGYSDDIKDLNEWANFVSKFSVVKRVDILPFHQMAIYKWEKTAREYKLKDTKTPTKDEIKKAEDIFKKYDLPLYVERK is encoded by the coding sequence ATGCAAGGTTATATAAATTCATTTGAATCATTTGGAACTAAAGATGGACCGGGAATAAGATTTGTAGTTTTTATGCAAGGCTGTCCTCTAAGATGTCTTTATTGTCATAATGTTGATACTTGGGAGTTAAGAGATAAAAATTATATTAATAGTCCAGAAGAAGTTATAGCAGAGTTAAATAAAGTTAAGGCATTTTTAACTGGAGGTATAACAGTTTCAGGGGGAGAGCCTCTACTTCAAGCAGATTTTGTTTTGGAGCTTTTTAAGTTATGTAAAGAAAACAATATACACACAGCTTTAGATACTTCAGGCTATATATTTACTGAAAAATCAAAAAAAGTTTTAGAATATACAGATTTAGTTTTATTAGATATAAAGCATATAGATAAAGAAATGTATAAGAAAATTACTTCTGTTGATTTAGAACCAACACTTAACTTTTTAAAATATCTAGAAGAAATTAAAAAGCCAACTTGGATTAGATATGTTCTTTTACCTGGGTATAGTGATGATATTAAAGATTTAAATGAATGGGCAAATTTTGTGTCAAAATTTAGTGTTGTTAAAAGAGTAGATATACTTCCATTTCATCAAATGGCAATTTATAAATGGGAGAAAACAGCAAGAGAATACAAATTAAAAGATACAAAAACGCCTACTAAAGATGAAATAAAAAAAGCTGAAGATATTTTTAAAAAATATGACTTACCGTTGTATGTTGAAAGAAAATAA
- a CDS encoding glutaredoxin domain-containing protein translates to MIKVYGKENCSKCTSLKNILASRNIEFEYIEDLKTLMIVASKARIMSAPVIEYNNNVYTMEAFLEVI, encoded by the coding sequence ATGATAAAAGTATACGGAAAAGAAAATTGTAGTAAATGTACATCTTTAAAAAATATTTTAGCTAGTAGAAATATTGAGTTTGAATATATAGAAGATTTAAAAACACTTATGATAGTTGCAAGTAAAGCTAGAATTATGAGTGCACCCGTTATTGAATATAATAATAATGTATACACAATGGAAGCCTTTCTTGAGGTGATTTAA
- a CDS encoding ribonucleoside-diphosphate reductase subunit alpha, whose product MNFERRKVINRDGIIEELNIEKIREKLERACEGLEVNMVELESKIDSIYEENITTQKIQASLINSAVAMTTFEESDWSYVAGRLLMMEAEREVYHARGFSYNDFPKMIKKMIELGLYDNRLATYTDEELQELASFIVVDRDMVYDYAGANMLVNRYLIRYDGKSYELPQEVFMAISMMLSLNEEKVKTSNNKKSRIEIAKEFYDALSLRKLSLATPILANLRIPNGNLSSCFITAIDDNIESIFYNIDSIAKISKNGGGVGVNVSRIRAKGSMVNGYYNASGGVVPWIRIINDTAVAVNQQGRRAGAVTVALDTWHLDIETFLELQTENGDQRGKAYDIYPQVVCSNLFMKRVKNNETWTLVDPYEVRKIYGVELCELYGYEFEELYEKIEKDNNIKIKKVLNAKDLFKSIMKTQLETGMPYIFYKDRANEMNHNSHMGMIGNGNLCMESFSNFKPTVDFIEDENGNTSIRKSEMGEIHTCNLISMNLAELTQEEIEKYVALAVRALDNTIDLTVTPLKESNKHNLLYRTVGVGAMGLADYLAREYMIYEESVNEIDELFERIAIYAIKASALLSKERGSYKAFKGSKWDQGLFFGKTNEWYQKNSKFKDEWNEAFYLVQAHGLRNGELTAIAPNTSTSLLMGSTASVIPTFSRFFIEKNQRGATPRTVKHLKDRAWFYPEFKNVNPITYVKIMAKIGSWVSQGVSMELLFDLNKDIKAKDIYDTLITAWEEGCKSVYYIRTIQKNTNNIADKEECESCSG is encoded by the coding sequence TTGAATTTTGAGAGAAGAAAAGTTATCAATAGAGATGGAATTATTGAAGAATTGAACATTGAAAAGATTAGAGAAAAACTTGAAAGAGCTTGTGAAGGTTTAGAAGTAAATATGGTTGAACTTGAAAGTAAAATTGATTCAATTTATGAAGAAAATATTACTACTCAAAAAATTCAAGCCTCTCTTATCAACTCAGCCGTTGCTATGACTACTTTTGAAGAAAGTGATTGGTCTTATGTAGCAGGAAGATTACTTATGATGGAAGCTGAGAGAGAAGTCTATCATGCAAGAGGTTTTTCATACAATGATTTTCCGAAAATGATAAAAAAAATGATAGAGTTAGGTCTATATGACAATAGACTTGCAACTTATACAGATGAAGAATTACAAGAACTAGCTAGTTTTATCGTTGTGGATAGAGATATGGTTTATGATTATGCCGGAGCAAATATGCTTGTTAATAGATACTTGATAAGATATGATGGTAAGAGTTATGAATTACCTCAAGAAGTATTTATGGCTATATCTATGATGTTATCTCTAAATGAAGAAAAAGTAAAAACTTCAAATAATAAAAAAAGTAGAATTGAAATAGCAAAAGAATTTTACGATGCATTATCACTTAGAAAATTGTCATTAGCTACACCTATTTTAGCAAATTTAAGAATACCTAACGGGAATTTATCATCTTGTTTTATCACTGCTATAGACGATAATATAGAATCAATTTTTTATAATATAGATTCTATTGCTAAAATTAGTAAAAATGGTGGAGGAGTAGGAGTAAATGTTTCTAGAATAAGAGCTAAAGGGTCTATGGTAAATGGGTATTACAATGCAAGTGGTGGAGTTGTACCTTGGATAAGAATTATCAATGACACAGCTGTTGCTGTAAATCAACAAGGAAGAAGAGCAGGTGCTGTTACAGTTGCACTTGATACTTGGCATCTAGATATAGAAACTTTCTTAGAACTTCAAACTGAAAATGGAGATCAAAGAGGTAAAGCTTACGATATTTATCCCCAAGTTGTTTGTTCAAATCTTTTTATGAAAAGAGTAAAAAATAATGAAACTTGGACTTTAGTTGACCCATATGAAGTAAGAAAAATTTATGGAGTAGAACTTTGTGAACTTTATGGATACGAGTTTGAAGAACTTTATGAGAAAATCGAGAAAGATAATAATATTAAAATAAAGAAAGTTTTAAATGCTAAGGATTTGTTTAAAAGTATCATGAAAACTCAATTAGAAACAGGTATGCCATATATTTTCTATAAAGATAGAGCTAATGAAATGAACCATAATTCACATATGGGAATGATAGGTAATGGAAATTTATGTATGGAAAGTTTCTCTAATTTTAAACCGACAGTTGATTTTATTGAAGATGAAAATGGAAATACTTCTATAAGAAAAAGTGAAATGGGAGAAATTCATACATGTAATTTAATTTCTATGAACTTAGCTGAACTTACTCAAGAAGAAATTGAAAAATATGTTGCTCTTGCTGTTAGAGCATTGGACAACACAATAGATTTAACAGTAACTCCGTTGAAAGAGTCAAATAAACATAATTTATTATATAGAACTGTTGGAGTTGGAGCTATGGGCTTAGCTGATTACTTAGCTAGGGAATATATGATATATGAAGAATCTGTTAATGAAATAGATGAACTTTTTGAAAGAATAGCTATTTATGCAATAAAAGCATCAGCATTACTTTCAAAAGAAAGAGGATCTTATAAAGCATTTAAAGGTTCTAAATGGGATCAAGGTTTATTCTTTGGAAAAACTAATGAATGGTATCAAAAAAATTCTAAATTTAAAGATGAGTGGAATGAAGCTTTTTATTTAGTTCAAGCTCATGGTCTTAGAAATGGAGAGCTTACAGCTATAGCTCCAAATACATCAACATCATTACTTATGGGGTCGACAGCTTCTGTTATTCCAACATTCTCAAGATTTTTTATAGAAAAAAATCAAAGAGGGGCTACACCTAGAACTGTAAAACATCTAAAGGATAGAGCTTGGTTTTATCCAGAATTTAAAAATGTTAATCCTATAACTTATGTAAAGATTATGGCAAAAATTGGTTCGTGGGTAAGTCAAGGAGTATCTATGGAACTTTTATTTGACCTAAATAAAGATATAAAAGCTAAAGATATTTATGATACATTAATTACAGCTTGGGAAGAAGGTTGTAAGAGTGTTTATTATATAAGAACTATACAAAAGAATACAAACAATATAGCCGATAAAGAGGAGTGTGAAAGCTGTAGTGGATAG
- a CDS encoding ribonucleotide-diphosphate reductase subunit beta has product MDRKKLFNPDGDDTLNARKIIKGNSTNLFNLNNVKFQWANQLYRTMMANFWIPEKVDLTQDKNDYENLTVPEREAYDGILSFLIFLDSIQTNNIPNISDHITAPEVNLLLAIQTFQEAIHSQSYQYIIESILPKQSRDLIYDKWRDDKVLFERNSFIAKIYQDFIDEQSDENFAKVIIANYLLESLYFYNGFNFFYLLASRNKMVGTSDIIRLINRDELSHVVLFRSMVKEIKNDYPEFFTAETIYSMFKTAVEQEINWTEHIIGNKVLGITSQTTEAYTKWLANERLKSLGLEPLYPGFNKNPYKHLERFADTEGEGNVKSNFFEGTVTSYNMSSSIDGWEDF; this is encoded by the coding sequence GTGGATAGAAAAAAATTATTTAATCCAGATGGTGATGATACATTAAATGCAAGAAAGATTATAAAGGGAAATTCCACAAATTTATTTAACTTAAATAATGTTAAATTTCAATGGGCTAATCAACTATATAGAACTATGATGGCTAACTTTTGGATACCTGAAAAAGTTGATTTAACTCAAGATAAAAATGATTATGAAAACTTAACTGTCCCTGAAAGAGAAGCCTATGATGGAATATTATCTTTTTTAATATTTTTAGATAGTATACAAACTAATAATATTCCTAATATATCAGACCATATAACAGCTCCGGAAGTTAATTTGCTACTTGCAATTCAAACTTTCCAAGAAGCAATACATTCTCAATCTTATCAATATATAATAGAATCTATACTTCCAAAACAAAGTAGAGATTTGATTTATGATAAATGGAGAGATGATAAGGTTCTATTTGAAAGAAATAGCTTTATAGCTAAAATATATCAAGATTTTATAGATGAACAATCAGATGAAAATTTTGCTAAGGTTATTATAGCTAACTATTTGTTAGAGTCTCTATATTTCTACAATGGATTTAACTTCTTCTATCTATTAGCAAGTAGAAATAAAATGGTTGGGACATCTGATATTATAAGACTTATCAATAGAGATGAACTTTCTCATGTTGTTTTATTTAGAAGTATGGTAAAAGAAATTAAAAACGATTATCCAGAATTTTTTACTGCTGAAACTATTTATTCTATGTTTAAAACAGCTGTTGAACAAGAAATAAATTGGACAGAACATATAATAGGAAATAAGGTTCTTGGAATAACTTCTCAAACAACAGAAGCATATACAAAATGGCTTGCTAATGAGAGATTAAAATCTTTGGGATTGGAACCGTTATATCCTGGATTTAATAAGAATCCATACAAACATTTAGAAAGATTTGCTGACACTGAAGGAGAAGGAAATGTTAAATCAAATTTCTTTGAAGGAACAGTAACAAGTTATAATATGAGTTCTTCTATCGATGGTTGGGAAGATTTCTAA
- the rpsI gene encoding 30S ribosomal protein S9, whose product MADTIQYLGTGRRKTSVARVRLIPGGQGVEINGKAMADYFGGRAILSKIVEQPLALTETLSKYGVKVNVVGGGNAGQAGAIRHGVARALLLADESLKEALREAGFLTRDSRMVERKKYGKKKARRSPQFSKR is encoded by the coding sequence GTGGCAGATACAATTCAATATTTAGGAACTGGTAGAAGAAAAACTTCGGTAGCTAGAGTAAGATTAATCCCTGGTGGTCAAGGAGTAGAAATAAACGGTAAAGCAATGGCAGATTATTTTGGAGGAAGAGCAATCTTATCTAAAATAGTTGAACAACCTTTAGCATTAACAGAAACTTTATCTAAATATGGAGTAAAAGTTAATGTAGTAGGTGGAGGAAATGCAGGACAAGCAGGAGCAATCAGACATGGTGTTGCAAGAGCTTTATTACTTGCTGATGAAAGCTTAAAAGAAGCTTTAAGAGAAGCTGGATTCTTAACTAGAGACTCAAGAATGGTTGAAAGAAAGAAATACGGTAAGAAAAAAGCAAGAAGAAGCCCTCAATTCTCAAAAAGATAA
- the rplM gene encoding 50S ribosomal protein L13: protein MKKYTFMQRKEDVVREWHHYDAEGQILGRLAVEIAKKLMGKEKLTFTPHIDGGDYVVVTNVDKIVVTGNKLNNKVYYNHSGFPGGIRARKLGEILAKKPEELLMLAVKRMLPKNKLGRQQLTRLRAFAGAEHAHEAQKPNKVEL from the coding sequence GTGAAAAAATATACTTTTATGCAAAGAAAAGAAGACGTTGTTAGAGAATGGCATCACTACGACGCAGAAGGACAAATTTTAGGAAGATTAGCTGTTGAGATAGCTAAAAAATTAATGGGTAAAGAAAAATTAACATTTACTCCTCATATCGATGGTGGAGATTATGTTGTAGTTACAAATGTAGATAAAATTGTTGTAACTGGAAACAAATTAAACAACAAAGTTTACTACAATCACTCTGGATTCCCTGGAGGAATAAGAGCTAGAAAATTAGGAGAAATCCTAGCTAAAAAACCTGAAGAACTTTTAATGCTAGCTGTTAAGAGAATGCTTCCAAAAAACAAATTAGGAAGACAACAACTAACTAGACTTAGAGCATTTGCAGGAGCTGAACATGCTCATGAAGCTCAAAAACCAAATAAGGTAGAATTATAG